One window of Populus nigra chromosome 5, ddPopNigr1.1, whole genome shotgun sequence genomic DNA carries:
- the LOC133694611 gene encoding E3 ubiquitin-protein ligase JMJ24-like isoform X4 translates to MMDHPRSSLANGEENGGGIPDDLRCKRSDGKQWRCTAMSMPDKTVCEKHYIQAKKRAANSALRASLKKAKRRSLGERDIYLESKGDDFDIPLVNMKVEEEQPFFVPSKRHKEKVPKSQSRYSPETPIRSLSGRNSQKLNDNSQRDFKFEENRRSYKTPPLLTMDSSKSISQRSFDASAMTEYSDASTDSSEDIGGQTCHQCRRNDRNRVIWCPRCDKRGFCDNCISEWYSDIPLEEIEKVCPACRGICNCRSCLRGDNMVKLQVRIREIPVLDKLQYLHCLLSSVLPIVKQIHHEQCFEVELEQRLCGTDIDLVRAKLNADEQMCCNICRIPIIDYHRHCANCSYDLCLHCCQDLRGASKHGVGTEVNENQIDRRIQDEETLSKFVIDSRGRINLSDKYQGWKANNDGSIPCPPKEHGGCNYSSLNLSRIFKMNWVAKLVKKVEEMVSGCKVYDADTPQKSGLSDSTLCQYAHRDDSDDNFLYCPLSEDIKVDGINKFRKHWVRGEPVIVKQVFDSSSISSWDPMAIWKGIRETSDEKIKDENRTVKAIDCLHWSEVDIELDQFIRGYSEGRIRENGSLEMLKLKDWPSPSASEEFLLYQRPEFISKLPFLEFIHSRLGVLNVAAKLPHYSLQNDVGPKICISYGSHEELGVGNSVINLHFKMRDMVYLLVHTCEAKAKHCQENGSFDPEKSLEEGRLPDISLGGRNIQDEVKTAAEKNEKMEDQGVDNTTSIEELERIEDQGAERTTSVPEVERTETIRMEEVEGMEGQQLRKNHDDIPVEIHTGVSWDVFRRQDVPKLTDYLRTRCEDLWKPDNVVYDFATRPLYDGTVFLNGFHKRRLKEEFGVEPWSFEQHLGQAVFIPAGCPFQVRNLQSNVQLGLDFLSPESLGVASRLAAEIRCLPNEHELQVLEVGKMSLYAASSAIKEVQKLVLDPKLGAEIGFEDPNLTAAVSEHLKKVAKPRQISCA, encoded by the exons ATGATGGATCACCCACGATCATCCTTGGCTAATGGTGAAGAGAATGGTGGTGGGATTCCTGATGACTTGCGCTGCAAGAGGTCAGATGGGAAACAGTGGAGATGCACTGCAATGTCTATGCCAGATAAAACTGTTTGTGAGAAGCATTATATTCAGGCGAAGAAGAGGGCAGCTAATTCTGCCTTGAGAGCCAGTCTGAAGAAGGCCAAAAGAAGATCGCTGGGTGAAAGAGATATTTACTTGGAGAGCAAGggtgatgattttgatataccACTTGTGAACATGAAAGTTGAAGAGGAACAACCGTTTTTTGTTCCATCAAAGAGGCATAAGGAGAAAGTACCAAAAAGTCAGTCTCGCTATTCTCCTGAAACACCTATAAGGAGTTTGTCTGGTCGGAATTCTCAAAAACTAAATGATAATTCTCAAAGAGATTTCAAGTTTGAAGAGAATCGGAGGTCATATAAGACGCCTCCTCTTTTAACTATGGATTCATCCAAGAGTATATCACAAAGAAGCTTTGATGCCAGTGCTATGACA GAATACTCTGATGCAAGCACAGATTCTTCTGAAGACATTGGTGGACAAACTTGTCATCAGTGCCGAAGGAATGACAGAAATAGAGTTATTTGGTGTCCCAGATGTGACAAGAGAGGTTTTTGTGATAACTGTATCTCTGAATG GTACTCTGACATTCCACTGGAAGAAATTGAGAAGGTTTGTCCTGCATGTCGTGGGATCTGCAATTGCAGGAGTTGCTTACGAGGAGATAATATGGTAAAG TTGCAGGTGAGAATACGAGAGATACCTGTTCTAGACAAATTGCAATATCTCCACTGCCTATTATCTTCAGTGCTTCCTATAGTTAAGCAGATCCATCATGAACAATGCTTTGAAGTAGAGCTGGAACAGAGGCTGTGTG GAACTGATATAGATCTTGTCCGGGCCAAATTGAATGCCGATGAGCAGATGTGCTG CAATATATGTAGGATACCAATCATTGATTATCATCGGCATTGTGCAAATTGCTCGTATGATCTGTGCCTCCATTGCTGTCAAGATCTTCGAGGAGCATCAAAACATGGTGTTGGAACTGAAGTGAATGAAAACCAGATTGACAGGAGAATTCAAGACGAAGAGACCCTATCAAAATTTGTGATAGACTCCCGAGGAAGAATAAATTTATCAGATAAGTACCAAGGCTGGAAGGCAAACAATGATGGCAGCATTCCATGCCCTCCAAAGGAGCACGGTGGTTGTAATTACTCATCATTGAACCTAAGCCGTATTTTCAAGATGAATTGGGtagcaaaacttgtgaaaaaagTGGAGGAAATGGTCAGTGGCTGCAAGGTCTATGATGCTGACACTCCACAGAAATCTGGGTTGAGTGATTCCACACTCTGCCAGTATGCTCATAGAGATGATAGTGATGATAATTTCTTATATTGCCCCTTATCTGAAGATATAAAAGTTGATGGGATAAACAAGTTTAGAAAACATTGGGTCAGAGGCGAACCTGTTATTGTGAAGCAGGTATTTGACAGCTCATCCATATCAAGCTGGGATCCAATGGCCATATGGAAAGGGATCCGGGAAACATCAGAcgagaaaataaaagatgaaaacagAACAGTGAAGGCCATAGATTGCTTACACTGGTCTGAG GTTGATATTGAACTTGATCAGTTTATCAGAGGATACTCTGAGGGACGAATCCGGGAAAACGGTTCACTAGAGATGTTGAAGTTGAAGGATTGGCCTTCCCCCAGTGCTTCTGAAGAGTTCTTATTATACCAGAGACCCGAATTTATCAGTAAACTGCCTTTTCTTGAATTCATCCATTCGAGGTTGGGTGTTTTAAATGTTGCTGCAAAGTTGCCCCATTACTCTTTGCAGAATGATGTAGGACCTAAGATTTGTATATCATATGGGAGCCATGAGGAACTCGGTGTGGGCAATTCTGTAATAAATCTTCATTTCAAAATGCGTGACATG GTATACTTATTGGTGCATACATGTGAAGCAAAGGCAAAACATTGCCAGGAGAATGGCTCATTTGACCCAGAAAAGAGCTTGGAGGAGGGAAGGTTGCCTGATATATCACTTGGTGGGCGTAATATACAAGATGAAGTGAAGACAGCTGcagaaaagaatgagaaaatgGAGGATCAAGGGGTTGATAATACCACTAGCATTGAAGAGCTTGAGAGAATTGAAGATCAAGGAGCTGAAAGAACCACCAGTGTTCCAGAGGTTGAGAGAACAGAAACCATCAGAATGGAAGAGGTTGAGGGAATGGAGGGTCAGCAGTTGAGGAAAAATCATGATGATATCCCTGTAGAGATTCACACAGGAGTTAGTTGGGATGTCTTTCGTCGGCAGGATGTTCCTAAGTTAACTGACTATTTGCGAACACGCTGTGAGGACCTTTGGAAGCCTGACAACGTAGTGTATGATTTT GCCACACGTCCCCTTTATGATGGAACAGTTTTCCTAAATGGGTTTCATAAGAGACGATTGAAAGAAGAATTTG GAGTTGAACCATGGTCATTTGAACAGCACCTGGGGCAAGCTGTATTCATCCCAGCTGGCTGCCCTTTCCAAGTGAGGAATCTTCAG TCCAATGTTCAGTTGGGTCTTGATTTCTTATCTCCTGAAAGTTTGGGGGTGGCTTCTAGACTGGCAGCAGAAATTCGCTGTCTTCCAAATGAACATGAACTTCAAGTTTTGGAG GTGGGTAAGATGTCACTCTATGCTGCTAGTTCAGCCATTAAAGAAGTCCAGAAATTGGTGCTTGATCCTAA gcTTGGAGCAGAAATTGGATTCGAGGATCCTAATTTAACTGCAGCAGTTTCTGAGCACTTGAAGAAGGTTGCTAAGCCAAGACAGATAAGTTGCGCTTAA
- the LOC133694611 gene encoding E3 ubiquitin-protein ligase JMJ24-like isoform X5 has protein sequence MMDHPRSSLANGEENGGGIPDDLRCKRSDGKQWRCTAMSMPDKTVCEKHYIQAKKRAANSALRASLKKAKRRSLGERDIYLESKGDDFDIPLVNMKVEEEQPFFVPSKRHKEKVPKSQSRYSPETPIRSLSGRNSQKLNDNSQRDFKFEENRRSYKTPPLLTMDSSKSISQRSFDASAMTEYSDASTDSSEDIGGQTCHQCRRNDRNRVIWCPRCDKRGFCDNCISECTSRYSDIPLEEIEKVCPACRGICNCRSCLRGDNMVRIREIPVLDKLQYLHCLLSSVLPIVKQIHHEQCFEVELEQRLCGTDIDLVRAKLNADEQMCCNICRIPIIDYHRHCANCSYDLCLHCCQDLRGASKHGVGTEVNENQIDRRIQDEETLSKFVIDSRGRINLSDKYQGWKANNDGSIPCPPKEHGGCNYSSLNLSRIFKMNWVAKLVKKVEEMVSGCKVYDADTPQKSGLSDSTLCQYAHRDDSDDNFLYCPLSEDIKVDGINKFRKHWVRGEPVIVKQVFDSSSISSWDPMAIWKGIRETSDEKIKDENRTVKAIDCLHWSEVDIELDQFIRGYSEGRIRENGSLEMLKLKDWPSPSASEEFLLYQRPEFISKLPFLEFIHSRLGVLNVAAKLPHYSLQNDVGPKICISYGSHEELGVGNSVINLHFKMRDMVYLLVHTCEAKAKHCQENGSFDPEKSLEEGRLPDISLGGRNIQDEVKTAAEKNEKMEDQGVDNTTSIEELERIEDQGAERTTSVPEVERTETIRMEEVEGMEGQQLRKNHDDIPVEIHTGVSWDVFRRQDVPKLTDYLRTRCEDLWKPDNVVYDFATRPLYDGTVFLNGFHKRRLKEEFGVEPWSFEQHLGQAVFIPAGCPFQVRNLQSNVQLGLDFLSPESLGVASRLAAEIRCLPNEHELQVLEVGKMSLYAASSAIKEVQKLVLDPKLGAEIGFEDPNLTAAVSEHLKKVAKPRQISCA, from the exons ATGATGGATCACCCACGATCATCCTTGGCTAATGGTGAAGAGAATGGTGGTGGGATTCCTGATGACTTGCGCTGCAAGAGGTCAGATGGGAAACAGTGGAGATGCACTGCAATGTCTATGCCAGATAAAACTGTTTGTGAGAAGCATTATATTCAGGCGAAGAAGAGGGCAGCTAATTCTGCCTTGAGAGCCAGTCTGAAGAAGGCCAAAAGAAGATCGCTGGGTGAAAGAGATATTTACTTGGAGAGCAAGggtgatgattttgatataccACTTGTGAACATGAAAGTTGAAGAGGAACAACCGTTTTTTGTTCCATCAAAGAGGCATAAGGAGAAAGTACCAAAAAGTCAGTCTCGCTATTCTCCTGAAACACCTATAAGGAGTTTGTCTGGTCGGAATTCTCAAAAACTAAATGATAATTCTCAAAGAGATTTCAAGTTTGAAGAGAATCGGAGGTCATATAAGACGCCTCCTCTTTTAACTATGGATTCATCCAAGAGTATATCACAAAGAAGCTTTGATGCCAGTGCTATGACA GAATACTCTGATGCAAGCACAGATTCTTCTGAAGACATTGGTGGACAAACTTGTCATCAGTGCCGAAGGAATGACAGAAATAGAGTTATTTGGTGTCCCAGATGTGACAAGAGAGGTTTTTGTGATAACTGTATCTCTGAATG TACTTCTAGGTACTCTGACATTCCACTGGAAGAAATTGAGAAGGTTTGTCCTGCATGTCGTGGGATCTGCAATTGCAGGAGTTGCTTACGAGGAGATAATATG GTGAGAATACGAGAGATACCTGTTCTAGACAAATTGCAATATCTCCACTGCCTATTATCTTCAGTGCTTCCTATAGTTAAGCAGATCCATCATGAACAATGCTTTGAAGTAGAGCTGGAACAGAGGCTGTGTG GAACTGATATAGATCTTGTCCGGGCCAAATTGAATGCCGATGAGCAGATGTGCTG CAATATATGTAGGATACCAATCATTGATTATCATCGGCATTGTGCAAATTGCTCGTATGATCTGTGCCTCCATTGCTGTCAAGATCTTCGAGGAGCATCAAAACATGGTGTTGGAACTGAAGTGAATGAAAACCAGATTGACAGGAGAATTCAAGACGAAGAGACCCTATCAAAATTTGTGATAGACTCCCGAGGAAGAATAAATTTATCAGATAAGTACCAAGGCTGGAAGGCAAACAATGATGGCAGCATTCCATGCCCTCCAAAGGAGCACGGTGGTTGTAATTACTCATCATTGAACCTAAGCCGTATTTTCAAGATGAATTGGGtagcaaaacttgtgaaaaaagTGGAGGAAATGGTCAGTGGCTGCAAGGTCTATGATGCTGACACTCCACAGAAATCTGGGTTGAGTGATTCCACACTCTGCCAGTATGCTCATAGAGATGATAGTGATGATAATTTCTTATATTGCCCCTTATCTGAAGATATAAAAGTTGATGGGATAAACAAGTTTAGAAAACATTGGGTCAGAGGCGAACCTGTTATTGTGAAGCAGGTATTTGACAGCTCATCCATATCAAGCTGGGATCCAATGGCCATATGGAAAGGGATCCGGGAAACATCAGAcgagaaaataaaagatgaaaacagAACAGTGAAGGCCATAGATTGCTTACACTGGTCTGAG GTTGATATTGAACTTGATCAGTTTATCAGAGGATACTCTGAGGGACGAATCCGGGAAAACGGTTCACTAGAGATGTTGAAGTTGAAGGATTGGCCTTCCCCCAGTGCTTCTGAAGAGTTCTTATTATACCAGAGACCCGAATTTATCAGTAAACTGCCTTTTCTTGAATTCATCCATTCGAGGTTGGGTGTTTTAAATGTTGCTGCAAAGTTGCCCCATTACTCTTTGCAGAATGATGTAGGACCTAAGATTTGTATATCATATGGGAGCCATGAGGAACTCGGTGTGGGCAATTCTGTAATAAATCTTCATTTCAAAATGCGTGACATG GTATACTTATTGGTGCATACATGTGAAGCAAAGGCAAAACATTGCCAGGAGAATGGCTCATTTGACCCAGAAAAGAGCTTGGAGGAGGGAAGGTTGCCTGATATATCACTTGGTGGGCGTAATATACAAGATGAAGTGAAGACAGCTGcagaaaagaatgagaaaatgGAGGATCAAGGGGTTGATAATACCACTAGCATTGAAGAGCTTGAGAGAATTGAAGATCAAGGAGCTGAAAGAACCACCAGTGTTCCAGAGGTTGAGAGAACAGAAACCATCAGAATGGAAGAGGTTGAGGGAATGGAGGGTCAGCAGTTGAGGAAAAATCATGATGATATCCCTGTAGAGATTCACACAGGAGTTAGTTGGGATGTCTTTCGTCGGCAGGATGTTCCTAAGTTAACTGACTATTTGCGAACACGCTGTGAGGACCTTTGGAAGCCTGACAACGTAGTGTATGATTTT GCCACACGTCCCCTTTATGATGGAACAGTTTTCCTAAATGGGTTTCATAAGAGACGATTGAAAGAAGAATTTG GAGTTGAACCATGGTCATTTGAACAGCACCTGGGGCAAGCTGTATTCATCCCAGCTGGCTGCCCTTTCCAAGTGAGGAATCTTCAG TCCAATGTTCAGTTGGGTCTTGATTTCTTATCTCCTGAAAGTTTGGGGGTGGCTTCTAGACTGGCAGCAGAAATTCGCTGTCTTCCAAATGAACATGAACTTCAAGTTTTGGAG GTGGGTAAGATGTCACTCTATGCTGCTAGTTCAGCCATTAAAGAAGTCCAGAAATTGGTGCTTGATCCTAA gcTTGGAGCAGAAATTGGATTCGAGGATCCTAATTTAACTGCAGCAGTTTCTGAGCACTTGAAGAAGGTTGCTAAGCCAAGACAGATAAGTTGCGCTTAA
- the LOC133694611 gene encoding E3 ubiquitin-protein ligase JMJ24-like isoform X3, which yields MMDHPRSSLANGEENGGGIPDDLRCKRSDGKQWRCTAMSMPDKTVCEKHYIQAKKRAANSALRASLKKAKRRSLGERDIYLESKGDDFDIPLVNMKVEEEQPFFVPSKRHKEKVPKSQSRYSPETPIRSLSGRNSQKLNDNSQRDFKFEENRRSYKTPPLLTMDSSKSISQRSFDASAMTEYSDASTDSSEDIGGQTCHQCRRNDRNRVIWCPRCDKRGFCDNCISECTSRYSDIPLEEIEKVCPACRGICNCRSCLRGDNMLQVRIREIPVLDKLQYLHCLLSSVLPIVKQIHHEQCFEVELEQRLCGTDIDLVRAKLNADEQMCCNICRIPIIDYHRHCANCSYDLCLHCCQDLRGASKHGVGTEVNENQIDRRIQDEETLSKFVIDSRGRINLSDKYQGWKANNDGSIPCPPKEHGGCNYSSLNLSRIFKMNWVAKLVKKVEEMVSGCKVYDADTPQKSGLSDSTLCQYAHRDDSDDNFLYCPLSEDIKVDGINKFRKHWVRGEPVIVKQVFDSSSISSWDPMAIWKGIRETSDEKIKDENRTVKAIDCLHWSEVDIELDQFIRGYSEGRIRENGSLEMLKLKDWPSPSASEEFLLYQRPEFISKLPFLEFIHSRLGVLNVAAKLPHYSLQNDVGPKICISYGSHEELGVGNSVINLHFKMRDMVYLLVHTCEAKAKHCQENGSFDPEKSLEEGRLPDISLGGRNIQDEVKTAAEKNEKMEDQGVDNTTSIEELERIEDQGAERTTSVPEVERTETIRMEEVEGMEGQQLRKNHDDIPVEIHTGVSWDVFRRQDVPKLTDYLRTRCEDLWKPDNVVYDFATRPLYDGTVFLNGFHKRRLKEEFGVEPWSFEQHLGQAVFIPAGCPFQVRNLQSNVQLGLDFLSPESLGVASRLAAEIRCLPNEHELQVLEVGKMSLYAASSAIKEVQKLVLDPKLGAEIGFEDPNLTAAVSEHLKKVAKPRQISCA from the exons ATGATGGATCACCCACGATCATCCTTGGCTAATGGTGAAGAGAATGGTGGTGGGATTCCTGATGACTTGCGCTGCAAGAGGTCAGATGGGAAACAGTGGAGATGCACTGCAATGTCTATGCCAGATAAAACTGTTTGTGAGAAGCATTATATTCAGGCGAAGAAGAGGGCAGCTAATTCTGCCTTGAGAGCCAGTCTGAAGAAGGCCAAAAGAAGATCGCTGGGTGAAAGAGATATTTACTTGGAGAGCAAGggtgatgattttgatataccACTTGTGAACATGAAAGTTGAAGAGGAACAACCGTTTTTTGTTCCATCAAAGAGGCATAAGGAGAAAGTACCAAAAAGTCAGTCTCGCTATTCTCCTGAAACACCTATAAGGAGTTTGTCTGGTCGGAATTCTCAAAAACTAAATGATAATTCTCAAAGAGATTTCAAGTTTGAAGAGAATCGGAGGTCATATAAGACGCCTCCTCTTTTAACTATGGATTCATCCAAGAGTATATCACAAAGAAGCTTTGATGCCAGTGCTATGACA GAATACTCTGATGCAAGCACAGATTCTTCTGAAGACATTGGTGGACAAACTTGTCATCAGTGCCGAAGGAATGACAGAAATAGAGTTATTTGGTGTCCCAGATGTGACAAGAGAGGTTTTTGTGATAACTGTATCTCTGAATG TACTTCTAGGTACTCTGACATTCCACTGGAAGAAATTGAGAAGGTTTGTCCTGCATGTCGTGGGATCTGCAATTGCAGGAGTTGCTTACGAGGAGATAATATG TTGCAGGTGAGAATACGAGAGATACCTGTTCTAGACAAATTGCAATATCTCCACTGCCTATTATCTTCAGTGCTTCCTATAGTTAAGCAGATCCATCATGAACAATGCTTTGAAGTAGAGCTGGAACAGAGGCTGTGTG GAACTGATATAGATCTTGTCCGGGCCAAATTGAATGCCGATGAGCAGATGTGCTG CAATATATGTAGGATACCAATCATTGATTATCATCGGCATTGTGCAAATTGCTCGTATGATCTGTGCCTCCATTGCTGTCAAGATCTTCGAGGAGCATCAAAACATGGTGTTGGAACTGAAGTGAATGAAAACCAGATTGACAGGAGAATTCAAGACGAAGAGACCCTATCAAAATTTGTGATAGACTCCCGAGGAAGAATAAATTTATCAGATAAGTACCAAGGCTGGAAGGCAAACAATGATGGCAGCATTCCATGCCCTCCAAAGGAGCACGGTGGTTGTAATTACTCATCATTGAACCTAAGCCGTATTTTCAAGATGAATTGGGtagcaaaacttgtgaaaaaagTGGAGGAAATGGTCAGTGGCTGCAAGGTCTATGATGCTGACACTCCACAGAAATCTGGGTTGAGTGATTCCACACTCTGCCAGTATGCTCATAGAGATGATAGTGATGATAATTTCTTATATTGCCCCTTATCTGAAGATATAAAAGTTGATGGGATAAACAAGTTTAGAAAACATTGGGTCAGAGGCGAACCTGTTATTGTGAAGCAGGTATTTGACAGCTCATCCATATCAAGCTGGGATCCAATGGCCATATGGAAAGGGATCCGGGAAACATCAGAcgagaaaataaaagatgaaaacagAACAGTGAAGGCCATAGATTGCTTACACTGGTCTGAG GTTGATATTGAACTTGATCAGTTTATCAGAGGATACTCTGAGGGACGAATCCGGGAAAACGGTTCACTAGAGATGTTGAAGTTGAAGGATTGGCCTTCCCCCAGTGCTTCTGAAGAGTTCTTATTATACCAGAGACCCGAATTTATCAGTAAACTGCCTTTTCTTGAATTCATCCATTCGAGGTTGGGTGTTTTAAATGTTGCTGCAAAGTTGCCCCATTACTCTTTGCAGAATGATGTAGGACCTAAGATTTGTATATCATATGGGAGCCATGAGGAACTCGGTGTGGGCAATTCTGTAATAAATCTTCATTTCAAAATGCGTGACATG GTATACTTATTGGTGCATACATGTGAAGCAAAGGCAAAACATTGCCAGGAGAATGGCTCATTTGACCCAGAAAAGAGCTTGGAGGAGGGAAGGTTGCCTGATATATCACTTGGTGGGCGTAATATACAAGATGAAGTGAAGACAGCTGcagaaaagaatgagaaaatgGAGGATCAAGGGGTTGATAATACCACTAGCATTGAAGAGCTTGAGAGAATTGAAGATCAAGGAGCTGAAAGAACCACCAGTGTTCCAGAGGTTGAGAGAACAGAAACCATCAGAATGGAAGAGGTTGAGGGAATGGAGGGTCAGCAGTTGAGGAAAAATCATGATGATATCCCTGTAGAGATTCACACAGGAGTTAGTTGGGATGTCTTTCGTCGGCAGGATGTTCCTAAGTTAACTGACTATTTGCGAACACGCTGTGAGGACCTTTGGAAGCCTGACAACGTAGTGTATGATTTT GCCACACGTCCCCTTTATGATGGAACAGTTTTCCTAAATGGGTTTCATAAGAGACGATTGAAAGAAGAATTTG GAGTTGAACCATGGTCATTTGAACAGCACCTGGGGCAAGCTGTATTCATCCCAGCTGGCTGCCCTTTCCAAGTGAGGAATCTTCAG TCCAATGTTCAGTTGGGTCTTGATTTCTTATCTCCTGAAAGTTTGGGGGTGGCTTCTAGACTGGCAGCAGAAATTCGCTGTCTTCCAAATGAACATGAACTTCAAGTTTTGGAG GTGGGTAAGATGTCACTCTATGCTGCTAGTTCAGCCATTAAAGAAGTCCAGAAATTGGTGCTTGATCCTAA gcTTGGAGCAGAAATTGGATTCGAGGATCCTAATTTAACTGCAGCAGTTTCTGAGCACTTGAAGAAGGTTGCTAAGCCAAGACAGATAAGTTGCGCTTAA